Part of the Sphingobacterium sp. LZ7M1 genome, ATTCCCTAAATATTTTCGCCAATTTCAACAAAAAATTTGGTGATCATAATTTAGGAGCTACAGCAGGTTACAACCAAGAACTGAGTACCTGGAGAAATGTAGGTGGAACCCAAACCAACCTCTTATCAGAAGACCTTAATGACTTTAACCTTGGTACAGGCGTGCCATTATTACGTGGTGGCGAAGAATCTTGGGCATTACAGGGGTTTTTCGGAAGGATAAATTATGATTATAAAGGAAGATATCTTTTAGAAGTAAATGGTCGTTATGATGGGACTTCCAAATTCCCTTCAGGTCAACAATTTGGTTTCTTTCCATCCTTTTCAGCAGGATGGCGTATTATGGAAGAACCTTTCCTAGAGTCTGTGAAGCCTTATATAAACGAAGCTAAACTAAGAGTTTCCTACGGTTCTCTAGGAAATGCTCAGGAAGCTTCGCCTTATGGTTATATCCCGTTATTAGGCGCTGGAAACTCAGCCTACATTACCAATGGTGGAAGAACACAATTCTTAAGTTCACCGTCGCCAATCTCTGGAGATTTAACATGGGAAAGAACCAGTACCTTAAACTTTGGTGCTGACTTTGAATTTGCTCAAAGTAGATTGACTGCATCCTTTGATTACTTTATCCGCGAAACCTTGGACATGTTGATCCCTGGAAAAACATTGCCAGCAGTATTCGGTGCTAGTTCTCCGAAAACGAATGCAGGAGATTTAAGAAACGTAGGATGGGAATTGTCATTAGCATGGAGAGATCAATTTGAAGTTGCTGATAAACCTTTTGGCTATAGTTTCGGTCTTGGCCTGTCGGATTCCAAAGCAAAGATTACCAGATTTGACAATAGAGAAATGTTGTTGAACAACTATTATGTCGGTCAGACATTAGGTGAGATCTGGGGCTATAAGATCGACGGTTTGTTCCAAACCAATGAAGAAGCTGCCAATTGGGATGTAAATCAAGATCGCATTGATGCTCGCCGTCTTTCAGCTCCCGGAGATTGGTCTAAGCTGCAGGCTGGAGATCCAAGATTTGTGGATATCAATGGAGACAAAGAAGTAAACCAAGGGAAAAATACCCTAAGTGATCCTGGAGATCAGGTTATCATCGGTAATAGTAGAGCGAGATATAACTTCGGTTTAAACTTAGGTGCCAACTGGCAAGGTTTTGATGTCTCGGCATTCTTCCAAGGTATCGGAAAACAGAACTGGTGGCCAGGTTCCAATGCGGATAAGTTCTGGGGACCTTATTCAAGACCTTATTACTCATTCGTTCCAAAAGATTTTGTTGAAGATGTATGGACTCCTGAGAATCCAGATGCATATTTCCCTCTATTGCGTGGCTATATCGCTTTGGATGGTAACAGTTCCCTGAATGTAAAATCAGACCGTTATCTGCAAGATTTAGCTTATATCCGTTTGAAAAACCTAACCATTGGTTACACTCTTCCAAACGCTATCATGAGCAAGTTGAAACTGAGCAATGCAAGGATTTATCTGTCTGGAGAAAACCTGTGGACAGCGACTAAACTAAGGTCAAAATATATTGACCCAGAACAAGCAGCTCAAGAATCTAACGGTAGAGCTTACCCTTATTCTAGAACATTTTCTTTTGGACTTGACTTTACTTTCTAAACCCATGAAAAACTCATTAATATTATATATTCTACTTGCTGTTCTAGTTACAGGATGTAGTAAGGATTATTTAGATAGACAGCCGGAGGCAAATATCTCTCCCGATGTCTCTTTCAAAAGTGTCAAAGATCTTGAATTGTTCAGCAATTCATTTTATGACGGCGCCCTTCCATCTGCTGAAGGAATCTATAACGAGGCAATTGATAATATTGTTAAAACAACCCTTCAAGATGAATTAACGGGAAAAAGAATTGTCCCTGTAAGTGGGGGTGGCTGGTCTTGGACCCAACTAAGGAATATTAATTTCTTCCTTGAAAACTGCTATAATCATCTTTCAGTTCAGGATGCTGCGCCTTATGCAGGTGTAGCCAAATTCTTCAGGGCTTATTTCTATTTTGATAAGGTTAGACGTTTCGGAGATGTGCCTTGGTACGGAAAGGTTCTTGATGTCAATGATGAAGAGGAATTATCGAAAAAACGTGATTCTAGAACGCTTATTGTTGATTCCATCATGGCAGATTTAGATTTCGCCATCAAGAATATGTCAGACGCAAAGTCCGATGAAAAAGCAACAAAATGGACCGCCTTGGCACTTAAATCAAGAGTGGCCTTGTTTGAAGGTACTTTCAGGAAATATCATACGGAATTGAACCTGCCTAATGCAAATAAATACCTTGAAATGGCTGTAGCAGCTTCCAAAGAATTAATGGATGCTGGTCAGTATAGTCTATATACAGGTGCTGGTGTTGATTCTTATGGTAAACTTTTCAGCTCTGTCAATAGCGTATCCCAAGAAGTTATTTTGGCCCGTAAGTTTTCGGATGCCCTACAGATTTGGCACAATGTAAACTATTATACCATTACAGCTTCATACGGTAAGCCAGGTCTGGAGAAAAACTTGGTCAACTCCTACTTAATGAAAGACGGAACACGCTTCACGGACAAACCTAACTATGATAAAATGACCTTCTTGGAAGAGGTAAAAGATAGGGATCCAAGGTTGCATCAAACCATAAGAACTCCTGGCTATACCAGAATAGGAGGGGCAGCACCAATAGCACCTAACTTTGGAAATTCCGTGACGGGCTATCAGTTAATCAAATTCGTAGGTGATGTGAAATATGATAACTATAATCGTTCTGAAAATGATATGCCTATTTTCCGCTATGCTGAAGTTCTGTTGAACTATGCTGAAGCTAAAGCTGAATTGGGAACTTTGACCCAAGCTGATCTTGATCAATCCATTAACCTAATCCGTGCAAGAGCAGAAATGCCAACATTGGTATTAGCAGCGGCAAACAGCAATGCAGATCCGTATCTGGCCAAAGATTATCCAGCAGTTGCTGGAGCCATGAAAGGTGCTATCCTTGAGATCCGTAGAGAAAGAAGGATTGAATTGGTTATGGAGTCCTACCGTTGGGATGATATTTTGAGATGGAAAAGCGGTCAATTGATCACTCGTCAATTTAAAGGGATGTATTTCCCAAGCATTGGTAAGTTTGACCTCGATGGTGATGGTAAAGAAGATGTTTGGATTTACGAAGGAACTAAACCAACAGCTCCAGGCGTCCAATTGTTAAAATTAGGATCAGAAATCTTATTGGAAAACGGGAAAAGTGGAAACGTGATAATCAATGCCCATATCAAAAAAGTATTTGATGAGGCTAAAGATTATTTCTATCCGCTTCCGATCCAGGAATTGGAACTCAATAAGAATTTAACTCAAAATCCAGGCTGGAAATAATGTTAATATTAAATAAATGAATAAAGCCGCATC contains:
- a CDS encoding RagB/SusD family nutrient uptake outer membrane protein, encoding MKNSLILYILLAVLVTGCSKDYLDRQPEANISPDVSFKSVKDLELFSNSFYDGALPSAEGIYNEAIDNIVKTTLQDELTGKRIVPVSGGGWSWTQLRNINFFLENCYNHLSVQDAAPYAGVAKFFRAYFYFDKVRRFGDVPWYGKVLDVNDEEELSKKRDSRTLIVDSIMADLDFAIKNMSDAKSDEKATKWTALALKSRVALFEGTFRKYHTELNLPNANKYLEMAVAASKELMDAGQYSLYTGAGVDSYGKLFSSVNSVSQEVILARKFSDALQIWHNVNYYTITASYGKPGLEKNLVNSYLMKDGTRFTDKPNYDKMTFLEEVKDRDPRLHQTIRTPGYTRIGGAAPIAPNFGNSVTGYQLIKFVGDVKYDNYNRSENDMPIFRYAEVLLNYAEAKAELGTLTQADLDQSINLIRARAEMPTLVLAAANSNADPYLAKDYPAVAGAMKGAILEIRRERRIELVMESYRWDDILRWKSGQLITRQFKGMYFPSIGKFDLDGDGKEDVWIYEGTKPTAPGVQLLKLGSEILLENGKSGNVIINAHIKKVFDEAKDYFYPLPIQELELNKNLTQNPGWK
- a CDS encoding TonB-dependent receptor, yielding MKKNYTYLPILVGLSLLSWSAAHATYKHVPLERTYEISQNIIRGKVVAETGEAVVGASVSNVTIGSSTQTDENGNFELSGSVGNELRISMVGYTAKTVTVTGPQVNVTIVATDQNLDEVVVVGYGKQKKVNLTGAVAQIDSKVLQDRPVANATQALQGAVPNLNINFTNGRPGGEGKVNIRGFASINSANAAPLVLIDGVPGNINTINPKDIESISVLKDASAAAIYGARGAFGVMLVTTKKGQAGKMTIGYSNNFGTSDLTVNTDFITNGYDAAVLNDEAFLRATGNRYTGYTDEDYAELLKRKNDPSLPSVVIQNRNGKDQYVYYANTDWWNTFYRDKMNSMEHALTFSGGSEKMDYYISGRMYQKGGLMKVQQDKFEGYNLRARLNGQVTDWLKVSNNSQINYQNYTFPGWNSSVDANNNFISTTVHALPSYVPQNPDGTATYRTELNNYNIGDGIMADLLYGKSKGGEKEYEFINLFEAVAQIMPGLTVTGNYTFTYNPIDKFNRRVQAPWSVYPGVINYLGNDQLIQNLENYKKHSLNIFANFNKKFGDHNLGATAGYNQELSTWRNVGGTQTNLLSEDLNDFNLGTGVPLLRGGEESWALQGFFGRINYDYKGRYLLEVNGRYDGTSKFPSGQQFGFFPSFSAGWRIMEEPFLESVKPYINEAKLRVSYGSLGNAQEASPYGYIPLLGAGNSAYITNGGRTQFLSSPSPISGDLTWERTSTLNFGADFEFAQSRLTASFDYFIRETLDMLIPGKTLPAVFGASSPKTNAGDLRNVGWELSLAWRDQFEVADKPFGYSFGLGLSDSKAKITRFDNREMLLNNYYVGQTLGEIWGYKIDGLFQTNEEAANWDVNQDRIDARRLSAPGDWSKLQAGDPRFVDINGDKEVNQGKNTLSDPGDQVIIGNSRARYNFGLNLGANWQGFDVSAFFQGIGKQNWWPGSNADKFWGPYSRPYYSFVPKDFVEDVWTPENPDAYFPLLRGYIALDGNSSLNVKSDRYLQDLAYIRLKNLTIGYTLPNAIMSKLKLSNARIYLSGENLWTATKLRSKYIDPEQAAQESNGRAYPYSRTFSFGLDFTF